Proteins encoded within one genomic window of Theobroma cacao cultivar B97-61/B2 chromosome 7, Criollo_cocoa_genome_V2, whole genome shotgun sequence:
- the LOC18593339 gene encoding receptor like protein 30 isoform X1 — protein MNLPSSLRTLNLKYCDLRGKFPKNIFHLPNLKSLYLGYNENLALYFPKVNRSINLQLLDLSGMSFSTESIDSIGNLQSLKYLDLCGTSFPGGLPKTIMNLSSLEHLDASGSSFSGGLPNSIGNLVSLEYLNLQLSDLSGSIPISLGNLSQLNYLDLTSNYFSGQIPSSLTNLRQLELLDISYNQLEGSIPDEVAAFPNLISLDLSFNLLNGTLPSWLYTASTLKYIAVRNNQLNGDVKEFQYKSLEEIFLENNKLTGPIPSSIFQFVNLTILDLSSNNLSGIVEFDMFSKLQNLQHLHLSYNSLSLSSNGTSANYTLPNLQSLHLSSCNVKEFPQFLKGSKSLQHLHLFNNKIYGKVPKWMLDMGKESLWTLNLSHNSFTDFEPLPWKKIHILDLSSNLIQGNLPIPPSTTRFFFISNNSLSGEISSLICNVSSLRVLDLSHNNLSGIIPQCFGNLSKSLSVLKLEMNKFRGIIPPTFMKKCDLSYLNLHGNQLEGPLTQSIINCRGLEVLDLGNNKINDTFPHWLGSLAQLQVLVLRSNKFHGSIHGARSSHSFSKIQIFDLSNNYFTGPLPVKYIKNFKAMTNLTEDESVIGSYIGGHGSGGYSYSIGIRIKGVEIELVKIFIKLMIIDLSNNEFHGEIPEVIGELDSLKQLNLSHNNLNGCIPTSMGNLTALESLDLSSNKLVGKIPTQLTSLVSLEVLNLSQNQLVGPIPLGNQFNTFGNDSYANNLGLCGFPLSKSCDNIEAPIFHEEADPDSGFEWKVTFMGFGSGLVLGISAAYIMLTLGRPNWLVRMVEEASYKLKRYLRGRRNL, from the coding sequence TTTCCAAAGGTGAACCGGAGCATCAATCTTCAACTTTTAGATCTATCAGGAATGTCCTTCTCAACAGAATCGATAGATTCGATCGGCAATTTACAAtctttgaaatatttggaTTTATGTGGGACTTCTTTTCCTGGAGGGTTGCCTAAGACTATCATgaatttatcatctttggaGCATTTGGATGCATCAGGCTCATCTTTCTCAGGAGGATTGCCCAACTCAATCGGGAATCTAGTGTCCTTGGAGTATTTAAATCTTCAATTATCCGACTTATCAGGATCAATTCCGATATCATTGGGAAACCTCTCGCAACTCAATTATTTAGATTTGACGTCCAACTATTTTAGTGGACAAATTCCATCCTCACTTACAAACCTAAGACAACTTGAATTATTAGACATTTCTTATAATCAACTAGAAGGTTCCATTCCTGATGAGGTAGCTGCCTTTCCTAATCTAATCTCTCTAGATTTGTCTTTTAATTTACTCAATGGAACACTTCCCTCATGGTTGTATACAGCTTCCACATTGAAGTACATAGCTGTCAGGAATAACCAACTCAATGGTGATGTCAAGGAATTTCAATACAAATCACTAGAAGAGATCTTTTTAGAGAATAACAAACTCACAGGTCCTATTCCATCTTCAATATTCCAATTTGTGAACCTTACTATTCTTGACTTATCATCAAATAATCTAAGTGGTATTGTAGAGTTTGACATGTTCTCGAAACTCCAAAATCTCCAACACCTTCATCTTTCATATAACAGTTTATCCTTAAGCTCAAATGGTACTAGTGCTAATTATACATTGCCCAATCTTCAATCTTTACACTTGTCTTCTTGCAATGTCAAAGAATTTCCCCAATTTTTAAAAGGCTCAAAAAGTTTGCAACATTTACATcttttcaacaataaaatttatggcAAGGTTCCCAAGTGGATGTTGGATATGGGGAAGGAATCTTTGTGGACTTTGAATCTATCTCACAACTCTTTTACAGATTTTGAGCCACTCCCATGGAAGAAAATTCATATTCTTGACCTTAGTTCCAATTTGATTCAAGGAAATCTTCCAATTCCACCTTCAACAACAAGATTCTTTTTTATCTCAAATAATAGTTTGAGTGGAGAGATTTCTTCTCTAATATGCAATGTGAGTTCTCTTAGAGTTCTTGACTTGTCTCACAACAACTTGAGTGGAATAATTCCACAATGTTTTGGAAATTTGAGCAAAAGCCTCTCAGTGTTGAAATTGGAGATGAACAAGTTTCGTGGAATCATTCCTCCTACTTTTATGAAGAAATGTGATCTGAGTTATCTCAACTTACATGGCAATCAATTAGAAGGGCCTTTAACACAATCCATCATTAATTGTAGAGGTTTGGAAGTGCTAGATCTTGGTAACAACAAGATCAATGATACATTTCCTCATTGGTTGGGAAGTCTTGCACAGCTACAAGTTCTTGTGTTGCGATCGAACAAATTCCATGGTTCCATTCATGGAGCTAGGTCTAGTCATTCTTTCTCCAAAATCCAAATTTTTGACCTCTCAAATAATTACTTTACTGGTCCCCTTCctgttaaatatataaaaaatttcaaggcCATGACAAATCTCACAGAAGATGAAAGTGTAATAGGGTCATACATTGGCGGGCATGGATCTGGTGGCTATAGCTATTCTATTGGAATTAGAATAAAAGGAGTAGAGATTGAAttggtgaaaattttcatcaagtTAATGATCATTGATCTCTCAAATAATGAGTTTCACGGTGAGATTCCAGAGGTTATTGGAGAGCTTGACTCACTCAAACAGCTTAACCTTTCTCATAATAACCTCAATGGTTGTATCCCCACATCAATGGGGAATTTGACAGCACTTGAGTCACTAGATCTCTCTTCAAACAAGCTTGTTGGGAAGATTCCGACACAATTGACTAGTTTGGTTTCTCTTGAAGTGTTAAACCTTTCACAAAATCAGCTGGTTGGACCTATACCTCTAGGAAACCAATTCAATACCTTTGGCAATGATTCCTATGCTAATAACTTGGGACTCTGTGGGTTTCCATTATCAAAGAGCTGTGACAACATTGAGGCACCCATTTTTCATGAGGAAGCAGATCCTGACTCTGGATTTGAGTGGAAAGTGACATTCATGGGTTTTGGAAGTGGATTAGTGTTGGGAATATCTGCAGCATATATCATGTTAACACTTGGAAGACCTAACTGGCTTGTGAGGATGGTTGAAGAAGCAAGCTACAAATTGAAGAGATATCTCAGAGGACGAAGGAATTTGTAA
- the LOC18593339 gene encoding receptor like protein 30 isoform X2 translates to MSFSTESIDSIGNLQSLKYLDLCGTSFPGGLPKTIMNLSSLEHLDASGSSFSGGLPNSIGNLVSLEYLNLQLSDLSGSIPISLGNLSQLNYLDLTSNYFSGQIPSSLTNLRQLELLDISYNQLEGSIPDEVAAFPNLISLDLSFNLLNGTLPSWLYTASTLKYIAVRNNQLNGDVKEFQYKSLEEIFLENNKLTGPIPSSIFQFVNLTILDLSSNNLSGIVEFDMFSKLQNLQHLHLSYNSLSLSSNGTSANYTLPNLQSLHLSSCNVKEFPQFLKGSKSLQHLHLFNNKIYGKVPKWMLDMGKESLWTLNLSHNSFTDFEPLPWKKIHILDLSSNLIQGNLPIPPSTTRFFFISNNSLSGEISSLICNVSSLRVLDLSHNNLSGIIPQCFGNLSKSLSVLKLEMNKFRGIIPPTFMKKCDLSYLNLHGNQLEGPLTQSIINCRGLEVLDLGNNKINDTFPHWLGSLAQLQVLVLRSNKFHGSIHGARSSHSFSKIQIFDLSNNYFTGPLPVKYIKNFKAMTNLTEDESVIGSYIGGHGSGGYSYSIGIRIKGVEIELVKIFIKLMIIDLSNNEFHGEIPEVIGELDSLKQLNLSHNNLNGCIPTSMGNLTALESLDLSSNKLVGKIPTQLTSLVSLEVLNLSQNQLVGPIPLGNQFNTFGNDSYANNLGLCGFPLSKSCDNIEAPIFHEEADPDSGFEWKVTFMGFGSGLVLGISAAYIMLTLGRPNWLVRMVEEASYKLKRYLRGRRNL, encoded by the coding sequence ATGTCCTTCTCAACAGAATCGATAGATTCGATCGGCAATTTACAAtctttgaaatatttggaTTTATGTGGGACTTCTTTTCCTGGAGGGTTGCCTAAGACTATCATgaatttatcatctttggaGCATTTGGATGCATCAGGCTCATCTTTCTCAGGAGGATTGCCCAACTCAATCGGGAATCTAGTGTCCTTGGAGTATTTAAATCTTCAATTATCCGACTTATCAGGATCAATTCCGATATCATTGGGAAACCTCTCGCAACTCAATTATTTAGATTTGACGTCCAACTATTTTAGTGGACAAATTCCATCCTCACTTACAAACCTAAGACAACTTGAATTATTAGACATTTCTTATAATCAACTAGAAGGTTCCATTCCTGATGAGGTAGCTGCCTTTCCTAATCTAATCTCTCTAGATTTGTCTTTTAATTTACTCAATGGAACACTTCCCTCATGGTTGTATACAGCTTCCACATTGAAGTACATAGCTGTCAGGAATAACCAACTCAATGGTGATGTCAAGGAATTTCAATACAAATCACTAGAAGAGATCTTTTTAGAGAATAACAAACTCACAGGTCCTATTCCATCTTCAATATTCCAATTTGTGAACCTTACTATTCTTGACTTATCATCAAATAATCTAAGTGGTATTGTAGAGTTTGACATGTTCTCGAAACTCCAAAATCTCCAACACCTTCATCTTTCATATAACAGTTTATCCTTAAGCTCAAATGGTACTAGTGCTAATTATACATTGCCCAATCTTCAATCTTTACACTTGTCTTCTTGCAATGTCAAAGAATTTCCCCAATTTTTAAAAGGCTCAAAAAGTTTGCAACATTTACATcttttcaacaataaaatttatggcAAGGTTCCCAAGTGGATGTTGGATATGGGGAAGGAATCTTTGTGGACTTTGAATCTATCTCACAACTCTTTTACAGATTTTGAGCCACTCCCATGGAAGAAAATTCATATTCTTGACCTTAGTTCCAATTTGATTCAAGGAAATCTTCCAATTCCACCTTCAACAACAAGATTCTTTTTTATCTCAAATAATAGTTTGAGTGGAGAGATTTCTTCTCTAATATGCAATGTGAGTTCTCTTAGAGTTCTTGACTTGTCTCACAACAACTTGAGTGGAATAATTCCACAATGTTTTGGAAATTTGAGCAAAAGCCTCTCAGTGTTGAAATTGGAGATGAACAAGTTTCGTGGAATCATTCCTCCTACTTTTATGAAGAAATGTGATCTGAGTTATCTCAACTTACATGGCAATCAATTAGAAGGGCCTTTAACACAATCCATCATTAATTGTAGAGGTTTGGAAGTGCTAGATCTTGGTAACAACAAGATCAATGATACATTTCCTCATTGGTTGGGAAGTCTTGCACAGCTACAAGTTCTTGTGTTGCGATCGAACAAATTCCATGGTTCCATTCATGGAGCTAGGTCTAGTCATTCTTTCTCCAAAATCCAAATTTTTGACCTCTCAAATAATTACTTTACTGGTCCCCTTCctgttaaatatataaaaaatttcaaggcCATGACAAATCTCACAGAAGATGAAAGTGTAATAGGGTCATACATTGGCGGGCATGGATCTGGTGGCTATAGCTATTCTATTGGAATTAGAATAAAAGGAGTAGAGATTGAAttggtgaaaattttcatcaagtTAATGATCATTGATCTCTCAAATAATGAGTTTCACGGTGAGATTCCAGAGGTTATTGGAGAGCTTGACTCACTCAAACAGCTTAACCTTTCTCATAATAACCTCAATGGTTGTATCCCCACATCAATGGGGAATTTGACAGCACTTGAGTCACTAGATCTCTCTTCAAACAAGCTTGTTGGGAAGATTCCGACACAATTGACTAGTTTGGTTTCTCTTGAAGTGTTAAACCTTTCACAAAATCAGCTGGTTGGACCTATACCTCTAGGAAACCAATTCAATACCTTTGGCAATGATTCCTATGCTAATAACTTGGGACTCTGTGGGTTTCCATTATCAAAGAGCTGTGACAACATTGAGGCACCCATTTTTCATGAGGAAGCAGATCCTGACTCTGGATTTGAGTGGAAAGTGACATTCATGGGTTTTGGAAGTGGATTAGTGTTGGGAATATCTGCAGCATATATCATGTTAACACTTGGAAGACCTAACTGGCTTGTGAGGATGGTTGAAGAAGCAAGCTACAAATTGAAGAGATATCTCAGAGGACGAAGGAATTTGTAA